In a genomic window of Pseudomonas oryzihabitans:
- the efeO gene encoding iron uptake system protein EfeO, with protein sequence MTATPNATPPKQTSPALRLAVVASAGLLIVAAAAFYYASRSANQRHAAAGADVVTVDILANRCEPNALEVPAGPARFRIVNRSDRAVEWEILDGVLVVEERENIAPGLSQVINATLAPGDYAITCGLLSNPRGTLKVLPTAASEAASKAMPTLTQFIGPLSEYRVYLNQQSRLLLQGITALQQALAAGDLQQARDAYAAARLPYQRLAATAQRFAELDNRLNARADYYEKREQDPAFGGFHRIEQGLFVADSTAGLEPVAARLQQDATALRDALLGQSLPPEQLSGNAARLLHNLASTRISGEEERYSQLVLPGFAANLEGTRKVIDLLRPLLSKSHQELQQQLDTQAQAFADALGDQQRPYANLSASDRDRIAKAAQALADSLDQVAPALGLTVTKTSP encoded by the coding sequence GTGACCGCAACCCCCAATGCCACCCCGCCGAAGCAGACCTCGCCGGCGTTGCGCCTGGCCGTGGTGGCCTCCGCCGGCCTGCTGATCGTGGCGGCGGCCGCCTTCTACTATGCCTCGCGCTCGGCCAACCAACGACATGCCGCGGCCGGGGCGGACGTGGTCACGGTCGACATCCTGGCCAATCGCTGCGAGCCGAACGCACTCGAGGTGCCTGCCGGCCCGGCACGCTTCCGTATCGTCAACCGCTCGGACCGGGCGGTGGAGTGGGAAATTCTCGACGGCGTGCTGGTGGTCGAGGAGCGCGAGAACATCGCCCCGGGACTCAGCCAGGTCATCAACGCCACCCTGGCGCCGGGCGACTACGCCATCACCTGCGGCCTGCTGAGCAATCCGCGCGGGACGCTGAAGGTGCTGCCCACCGCCGCCTCGGAGGCGGCCAGCAAGGCCATGCCGACGTTGACCCAGTTCATCGGGCCGCTGTCGGAATACCGGGTCTATCTCAATCAGCAGAGCCGCCTGTTGCTGCAAGGCATCACCGCTCTGCAACAGGCGCTGGCGGCGGGAGACCTGCAGCAGGCGCGGGACGCCTATGCCGCCGCCCGCCTGCCCTATCAGCGCCTGGCTGCGACCGCACAGCGCTTCGCCGAACTGGACAATCGCCTTAATGCCCGCGCCGACTACTACGAAAAGCGCGAGCAGGATCCGGCCTTCGGGGGCTTCCATCGTATCGAGCAGGGTCTCTTCGTGGCCGACAGCACCGCGGGCCTGGAGCCGGTTGCCGCCCGCCTGCAACAAGACGCCACCGCGTTGCGCGACGCCCTGCTCGGCCAGTCGCTGCCGCCGGAGCAACTCAGCGGCAACGCCGCCAGACTGCTGCACAACCTCGCCAGTACGCGCATCTCCGGTGAGGAAGAACGTTACAGCCAGCTCGTCCTGCCTGGTTTCGCGGCCAATCTGGAGGGTACCCGCAAGGTCATCGACCTGTTGCGCCCCTTGCTGAGCAAAAGTCACCAAGAGCTGCAACAGCAACTCGACACCCAGGCCCAGGCCTTCGCCGACGCCCTGGGCGATCAGCAGCGGCCCTATGCCAACCTATCCGCATCCGACCGTGATCGTATCGCCAAGGCGGCCCAGGCCCTGGCCGATTCCCTCGACCAGGTCGCTCCAGCCCTCGGCCTCACCGTAACCAAGACCTCGCCATGA
- the efeB gene encoding iron uptake transporter deferrochelatase/peroxidase subunit, producing MKKSSTDQPNIERRRLLGGLGATGLALAGAGLCPMHAQADSTAEVTRAPGSSTTHQHQEFLGRHQSGIVTPRPAAGMVVAFDVLADDREDLERLLRTLDERIRFLMRGGPVPEVDPKLPPLDSGILGPVVTPDNLTITVSVGESLFDDRFGLAAVKPKQLQRMTGFPNDALEADCCHGDLCLQFCANTPDTNIHALRDIMKNLPDLLAIRWKQEGSVPVMDTPPGQPAESARNFLGFRDGSANPDSTDQQAMDRIVWVQPDSGEPVWAAQGSYQAVRIIRNFVERWDRTPLQEQEAIFGRRKASGSPMAGGHETDVPDYASDPKGKVTPLDAHIRLANPRTAQSQRNLILRRPFNYSNGVRKNGQLDMGLLFIAYQADLEQGFIAVQKRLDGEPLEEYIKPIGGGYFFVLPGVTDPKDYLGRSLLAATQS from the coding sequence ATGAAGAAGTCCTCTACCGATCAACCCAATATCGAACGCCGCCGACTGCTGGGAGGCCTGGGTGCAACCGGCCTGGCCCTGGCCGGTGCCGGCCTCTGCCCGATGCATGCCCAGGCGGACAGCACCGCCGAGGTGACCCGTGCCCCTGGCAGTTCCACCACCCACCAGCACCAGGAATTCCTTGGTCGGCACCAGAGCGGCATCGTCACCCCGCGGCCGGCGGCCGGCATGGTGGTGGCCTTCGACGTCCTCGCCGACGACCGCGAGGATCTCGAGCGACTGTTGCGTACCCTCGACGAGCGCATCCGCTTCCTTATGCGGGGCGGCCCCGTACCGGAGGTCGATCCCAAGCTGCCCCCACTGGATTCGGGCATCCTCGGCCCGGTGGTGACGCCCGACAACCTCACCATCACCGTTTCCGTGGGCGAGTCCCTGTTCGATGACCGCTTCGGCCTGGCCGCGGTCAAGCCGAAGCAACTACAGCGCATGACCGGCTTTCCCAACGACGCTCTCGAAGCGGATTGCTGCCATGGCGATCTCTGTCTGCAGTTCTGCGCCAACACGCCCGATACCAACATCCACGCCCTGCGCGACATCATGAAGAACCTGCCCGACCTGCTGGCGATCCGCTGGAAGCAGGAAGGCAGCGTTCCGGTCATGGACACGCCGCCCGGACAGCCCGCGGAAAGCGCCCGTAACTTCCTCGGCTTCCGCGACGGCTCGGCCAACCCGGACTCCACCGACCAGCAGGCGATGGATCGCATCGTCTGGGTCCAGCCCGACAGCGGCGAGCCCGTCTGGGCGGCTCAGGGCAGCTATCAGGCAGTCCGCATCATCCGCAACTTCGTCGAGCGCTGGGACCGTACCCCCCTGCAGGAGCAGGAGGCTATCTTCGGCCGGCGCAAGGCCAGCGGCTCGCCCATGGCCGGCGGTCACGAAACCGACGTGCCGGACTACGCCAGCGATCCCAAGGGCAAGGTCACGCCCCTGGATGCCCATATCCGCCTGGCCAATCCGCGCACCGCGCAGAGCCAGCGCAACCTGATCCTGCGGCGCCCCTTCAACTACTCCAACGGCGTGCGCAAGAACGGCCAGCTCGACATGGGGCTGCTGTTCATCGCCTACCAGGCGGATCTGGAGCAAGGCTTCATCGCCGTCCAGAAGCGCCTCGATGGCGAACCACTGGAGGAATACATCAAGCCCATCGGCGGCGGTTACTTCTTCGTCCTGCCGGGAGTCACCGATCCAAAGGATTACCTCGGCCGCAGTCTGCTGGCAGCCACGCAGTCTTAA
- the efeO gene encoding iron uptake system protein EfeO, translating into MKRTSLAVALGLAFAAPVFAANSPLDLVGPISDYKIYVTENLDKLTQDTQKFTEAVKKGDLATARKLYPTTRVHYEAIEPIAELFSDLDASIDSREDDHEQGVKSDDFTGFHRLEYSLFEKNSTEGLTPLADKLMSDVKDLQKRVEGLTFPPEKVVGGAAALMEEVAATKVSGEEDRYSHTDLYDFQANVDGAKKIFDLFRAQIAKQDQAFVTKVDKNFAHVDKILAKYKTPDGGFETYDKVSERDRKALVGPVNTLAEDLSTLRGKLGLN; encoded by the coding sequence ATGAAACGCACGTCCCTCGCCGTAGCCCTCGGTCTGGCCTTCGCCGCACCGGTATTCGCCGCCAACTCGCCGCTGGATCTGGTGGGCCCGATCTCCGACTACAAGATCTACGTGACCGAGAACCTGGATAAGCTGACCCAGGACACCCAGAAATTCACCGAGGCGGTGAAGAAGGGCGACCTGGCCACCGCGCGCAAGCTCTACCCCACCACCCGCGTCCATTACGAGGCGATCGAACCCATCGCCGAACTGTTCAGCGACCTGGATGCGTCCATCGACTCCCGCGAAGACGATCACGAGCAGGGCGTAAAATCCGATGACTTCACCGGCTTCCACCGTCTGGAATACAGCCTGTTCGAGAAGAACAGCACCGAAGGCCTGACCCCGCTGGCCGACAAGCTCATGAGCGATGTCAAGGACCTGCAGAAGCGCGTCGAAGGCCTGACCTTCCCGCCGGAGAAGGTAGTGGGCGGTGCCGCCGCGCTCATGGAAGAGGTGGCCGCGACCAAGGTTTCCGGCGAGGAAGACCGTTACAGCCACACCGACCTCTACGACTTCCAGGCCAACGTCGACGGCGCCAAGAAGATCTTCGACCTGTTCCGTGCGCAGATCGCCAAGCAGGATCAGGCCTTCGTCACCAAGGTCGACAAGAACTTCGCCCACGTCGACAAGATCCTGGCCAAGTACAAGACTCCCGATGGCGGCTTCGAGACCTACGACAAGGTCAGCGAGCGCGACCGCAAGGCTCTAGTCGGCCCGGTCAATACCCTGGCCGAGGATCTCTCCACCCTGCGCGGCAAGCTGGGTCTGAATTAA
- a CDS encoding nitrite/sulfite reductase, with protein MYVYDQYDQRIVEERVAQFRDQTRRFLAGELGGEEYRPLRLQNGLYIQRYAPMLRVAVPYGLLNTTQVRKLAQIARDYDKGYAHISTRQNFQFNWPELEDVPEILAELATVQMHAIQTSGNCIRNTTTDQFAGVAHDELVDPRPWCEIIRQWSTFHPEFAFLPRKFKIAVNGAARDRAAIEVHDIGLEAVRNEAGELGFRVLVGGGQGRTPHTGEFIREFLPWQHLLSYLEATLRVYNRYGRRDNKFKARIKILVKALGADVFAEKVEAEWAHLKDGPITLTEAEVARVSAFFVDPAYAELQDQDEALARLDAEHPGFARWRQRNTFRHKRPGYVAVTLSLKPTGVAPGDVTDRQLDAMADLADRYSFGELRTSHQQNVIFADVRQDQLLELWHELREHGFATPNIGLLTDMICCPGGDFCSLANAKSIPIAESIQRRFDDLDYLFDIGELDLNISGCMNACGHHHVGHIGILGVDKKGEEFYQVSLGGDAGRDATLAKILGPSFAQDQMPEVIGKLINVYVEQRTEDERFIDTYRRIGIDPFKERVYAKNH; from the coding sequence ATGTACGTTTACGATCAGTACGATCAGCGGATCGTCGAAGAACGTGTCGCCCAGTTTCGCGACCAGACCCGCCGCTTCCTGGCCGGAGAGCTGGGTGGCGAAGAATACCGCCCCCTGCGCCTGCAGAACGGCCTCTACATCCAGCGCTATGCGCCCATGCTGCGCGTGGCGGTGCCCTACGGCCTGCTGAACACCACCCAGGTCCGCAAGCTGGCGCAGATCGCCCGCGACTACGACAAGGGCTACGCCCACATCAGCACCCGCCAGAACTTCCAGTTCAACTGGCCGGAGCTGGAAGACGTCCCCGAGATCCTCGCCGAGCTGGCCACCGTGCAGATGCACGCCATCCAGACCAGCGGCAACTGCATCCGTAACACCACCACCGACCAGTTCGCCGGCGTCGCCCATGACGAACTCGTCGATCCGCGGCCCTGGTGCGAGATCATCCGCCAGTGGTCCACCTTCCACCCCGAATTCGCCTTCCTGCCGCGCAAGTTCAAGATCGCCGTCAACGGCGCTGCCCGGGACCGCGCGGCCATCGAGGTGCACGACATCGGCCTGGAAGCGGTACGCAACGAGGCCGGCGAACTGGGCTTCCGCGTGCTGGTCGGCGGCGGTCAGGGCCGTACGCCCCACACGGGTGAATTCATCCGTGAATTCCTGCCCTGGCAGCACCTGCTCAGCTACCTGGAAGCCACCCTGCGGGTCTACAACCGCTACGGCCGCCGCGACAACAAGTTCAAGGCGCGGATCAAGATCCTGGTCAAGGCCCTGGGCGCCGATGTCTTCGCCGAAAAGGTCGAGGCCGAGTGGGCCCATCTCAAGGATGGCCCCATCACCCTGACCGAAGCCGAGGTGGCACGGGTGTCCGCCTTCTTCGTCGACCCGGCCTATGCCGAGCTGCAGGACCAGGACGAGGCCCTCGCCCGCCTGGACGCCGAGCATCCTGGCTTCGCCCGCTGGCGCCAGCGCAACACCTTCCGCCACAAGCGTCCGGGCTACGTCGCCGTGACCCTGTCGCTCAAGCCCACCGGCGTGGCCCCGGGCGACGTCACCGACCGCCAGCTCGACGCCATGGCCGACCTGGCCGATCGCTACAGCTTCGGTGAGCTGCGCACCTCGCACCAGCAAAACGTCATCTTCGCCGACGTCCGCCAGGACCAGTTGCTCGAACTCTGGCATGAACTGCGCGAGCACGGCTTCGCCACGCCCAACATCGGCCTGCTGACCGACATGATCTGCTGCCCGGGTGGCGACTTCTGCTCCCTGGCCAACGCCAAGTCGATCCCCATCGCCGAGTCCATCCAGCGTCGGTTCGACGATCTGGACTACCTGTTCGACATCGGCGAGCTGGACCTGAACATCTCCGGCTGCATGAATGCCTGCGGTCACCACCACGTCGGCCACATCGGCATCCTCGGCGTGGACAAGAAGGGTGAAGAGTTCTACCAGGTGTCCCTCGGCGGCGACGCCGGCCGTGACGCCACCCTGGCGAAGATCCTCGGCCCCTCCTTCGCCCAGGACCAGATGCCCGAGGTGATCGGCAAGCTGATCAACGTCTACGTCGAGCAACGCACCGAAGACGAGCGCTTCATCGACACCTACCGCCGTATCGGTATCGACCCCTTCAAGGAGCGCGTCTATGCAAAGAATCATTAA
- a CDS encoding DUF934 domain-containing protein has translation MQRIIKGDQLVTDNWHLLPKDVALEDVPNSDDVIIPAALWLEHGHALTCRDGRLGIWLDSDEEPESIAKDLQHFALIAINFPAFVDGRGYSYARLLRERFGWKGELRAIGDVLQDQLFFLKRCGFDAYVVRADRDPEAALKGLRDFSETYQAAVDEPQPLFRRRQA, from the coding sequence ATGCAAAGAATCATTAAGGGCGACCAACTGGTCACCGACAACTGGCATCTGCTGCCCAAGGACGTCGCGCTCGAAGACGTCCCCAATAGCGATGACGTGATCATCCCGGCTGCTCTGTGGCTGGAACATGGTCATGCCCTCACCTGCCGTGACGGTCGCCTGGGCATCTGGCTAGACAGCGACGAAGAGCCGGAGAGCATCGCCAAGGACCTGCAGCACTTCGCCCTGATCGCCATCAACTTCCCGGCCTTTGTCGATGGGCGCGGCTATTCCTATGCCCGTCTGCTGCGCGAGCGCTTCGGCTGGAAAGGCGAGCTGCGCGCCATCGGTGATGTCCTGCAGGATCAGCTGTTCTTCCTCAAGCGCTGCGGCTTCGACGCCTATGTGGTGCGCGCCGACCGCGATCCGGAAGCGGCCCTGAAGGGTCTGCGCGACTTCAGCGAGACCTACCAGGCGGCGGTCGATGAGCCGCAACCGCTGTTCCGTCGCCGGCAAGCCTAA
- a CDS encoding YhdH/YhfP family quinone oxidoreductase yields MSDFQALWVTEGAHGAFKQEVVTRTLADLPDGEVLIRVRYSSLNYKDALSAIGNRGVTRRYPHTPGIDAAGVVEASSAAEFAVGDEVIVTGYDLGMNTAGGFGQYIRVPAAWVIRRPDNLGLREAMALGTAGLTAALCVEKLEQMGLAPESGTVLVTGASGGVGSLAVKLLARLGYHVAASTAKLERAEWLHRLGARQILDRATLADGVGKPLLDQQWAGAVDTVGGDILFNVIKSLEYGGSVACCGMTAGTKFEAGIFPFILRGVNLLGVDSVELPLMAKAALWDKLSVQWKLDDLDSLTREIGLHELPDTISQILAGKMVGRVVVNLG; encoded by the coding sequence ATGAGTGATTTCCAGGCACTCTGGGTGACCGAAGGGGCCCATGGTGCATTCAAGCAGGAAGTGGTAACCCGGACGTTGGCCGACCTGCCCGACGGTGAGGTGCTGATCCGGGTCCGCTATTCCTCGCTCAACTATAAGGACGCCTTGTCGGCCATTGGCAATCGCGGCGTGACCCGCCGCTATCCTCATACTCCGGGGATCGACGCGGCGGGCGTGGTGGAAGCCTCCAGTGCCGCCGAATTCGCCGTCGGTGACGAGGTCATCGTCACCGGCTACGACCTGGGCATGAACACCGCTGGCGGCTTCGGCCAGTACATCCGCGTTCCGGCCGCCTGGGTAATCCGTCGGCCGGACAACCTCGGCCTGCGCGAAGCCATGGCGCTGGGCACCGCGGGCCTTACCGCGGCGCTCTGCGTCGAGAAGCTCGAACAGATGGGGCTGGCCCCCGAGTCCGGTACCGTACTGGTGACCGGTGCCAGTGGCGGTGTCGGAAGCCTGGCGGTCAAGTTGCTGGCACGGCTCGGCTATCACGTGGCGGCCTCCACCGCCAAGCTGGAGCGGGCGGAGTGGTTGCACCGCCTGGGCGCGCGGCAGATCCTCGACCGGGCGACCCTGGCCGACGGCGTCGGCAAGCCGCTGTTGGATCAGCAGTGGGCGGGTGCGGTGGATACAGTGGGTGGCGATATCCTGTTCAACGTCATCAAGTCGCTGGAGTACGGTGGCAGCGTGGCCTGCTGCGGCATGACCGCCGGCACCAAGTTCGAAGCTGGGATCTTTCCCTTCATCCTGCGCGGCGTGAATCTGCTGGGCGTCGATTCCGTCGAGTTGCCGCTGATGGCCAAGGCCGCGCTCTGGGACAAGCTCTCGGTGCAGTGGAAGCTGGACGACCTGGACAGCCTGACCCGGGAAATCGGCCTGCACGAGCTGCCGGATACCATCAGCCAGATACTGGCGGGGAAGATGGTGGGGCGCGTAGTCGTCAATCTTGGCTAG
- the sohB gene encoding protease SohB: protein MEFLADYASFLAKTVTLVVAILAVLLFAAAIRGRNRRGSGGQLQVQKLNDFYRDLRLRLQQSVLGKEAFKALRKRETKAEKNKRKSESGKSRVYVLDFHGDIKATANEHLRNEITAVLTLATPKDEVVVRLESGGGLVHSYGLAASQLARIRQAGVPLTICVDKVAASGGYMMACIGDRILSAPFAILGSIGVVAQLPNVHRLLKKHDVDFEVFTAGEYKRTVTVFGENDEKGKEKFQNDLDTTHELFKNFVAHYRPQLNIDEVATGEVWLGQAALGKQLVDELRTSDEYLAERAQVVEVFAVRFVEKKSLPERLGMAASLGIDRLATTWWERLSESTRWR from the coding sequence GTGGAGTTTCTTGCCGACTATGCCAGCTTCCTGGCCAAAACCGTCACCCTGGTGGTGGCCATCCTCGCCGTGCTGTTGTTCGCCGCTGCCATCCGTGGGCGTAATCGTCGCGGCTCGGGTGGGCAGCTCCAGGTCCAAAAACTCAACGACTTCTATCGCGACCTACGTCTGCGACTGCAGCAAAGCGTGCTGGGCAAGGAGGCCTTCAAGGCCCTGCGCAAACGCGAAACCAAGGCCGAAAAGAACAAGCGCAAGAGTGAGTCGGGCAAGTCCCGGGTCTATGTGCTGGATTTCCACGGCGACATCAAGGCCACGGCCAACGAGCACCTGCGCAACGAGATCACCGCGGTGCTGACCCTGGCCACGCCCAAGGACGAGGTAGTAGTGCGCCTGGAAAGCGGCGGTGGCCTGGTACACAGCTATGGCCTGGCCGCCTCGCAGCTGGCGCGCATCCGTCAGGCCGGGGTGCCGCTGACCATTTGTGTCGACAAGGTAGCCGCGAGTGGTGGCTACATGATGGCCTGTATCGGCGACCGTATCCTCAGCGCGCCCTTCGCCATCCTCGGCTCCATCGGCGTGGTCGCCCAGTTGCCCAATGTCCATCGCCTGCTCAAGAAGCATGACGTGGACTTCGAGGTGTTCACCGCCGGTGAATACAAGCGCACGGTCACGGTATTCGGTGAGAACGACGAGAAGGGCAAGGAAAAATTCCAGAACGATCTGGATACCACTCACGAGTTGTTCAAGAACTTCGTCGCCCACTATCGTCCGCAATTGAACATCGACGAAGTGGCGACCGGCGAGGTTTGGCTGGGCCAGGCCGCGCTGGGCAAGCAACTGGTGGACGAGCTACGTACCAGCGACGAATACCTGGCCGAGCGCGCCCAGGTGGTTGAGGTGTTCGCCGTGCGCTTCGTTGAGAAGAAGTCGCTGCCCGAACGCCTCGGCATGGCTGCCAGCCTGGGCATCGACCGGCTGGCGACCACCTGGTGGGAGAGGCTGTCCGAGTCGACTCGCTGGCGCTGA
- a CDS encoding SCP2 sterol-binding domain-containing protein, whose protein sequence is MSAADAIATLKSKFDPSAAAGLDLTYQFDVEGGDNYYVVIKDGTCDVQQGDATDPDCTLIMDQATLAGIVSGETDGMQAFMSGKLRVEGNMMLSMKLGELFPN, encoded by the coding sequence ATGAGCGCAGCCGATGCCATCGCCACCCTGAAAAGCAAGTTCGATCCCTCCGCCGCGGCCGGCCTGGATCTCACCTATCAGTTCGACGTCGAGGGCGGTGACAACTACTACGTGGTCATCAAGGATGGCACCTGCGACGTCCAGCAGGGCGACGCTACCGATCCGGATTGCACCCTGATCATGGACCAGGCCACCCTGGCCGGTATCGTCAGCGGCGAGACCGACGGCATGCAGGCCTTCATGTCCGGCAAGCTGCGGGTCGAAGGCAACATGATGCTGAGCATGAAGCTGGGCGAACTCTTCCCCAACTGA
- a CDS encoding IS4 family transposase — protein sequence MRIAQALEMTRELSSTTTTLEALGELLDPDLIKTALETAGVATLRKRRLPLESMLWCVIGLALFRRLSAWDMVNQLDIMLPGQKPLVAPSAVVQGRQRLGVNAVREVFQLTQQRWHETAGHPGWQGLRLLGVDGVVWRTPDTLDNRARYGSATNQQGDTSFPQVRMVCQMELTSHLLVSSAFDAYASNEMKLAERLIESTPDHSLTLFDKGFYSLGLLHRWQRTGHERHWLLPLRKGAQYEVVRAWGKQDALVSLRTSPQASRQWPDLPDTLQARLLSKTIKGKQYQILTSMTDPRRFVSDEIVDLYSHRWEIELGYREIKQGLLDGRYTLRSKTPDMVEQELWGLLLGYNLLRYQMVQMSRQCPGVYPCEMSFSACSWAILKFLLSLSLNSPGNIPRYLADLHALAPHFVLPHRRDYRAYPRVIKPKPSKYPTRKKNASQA from the coding sequence ATGCGTATTGCTCAAGCCCTGGAAATGACTCGCGAGTTGTCCTCAACCACGACGACACTTGAGGCCCTGGGTGAGCTGCTCGATCCCGACCTGATCAAGACCGCGCTGGAAACAGCCGGGGTGGCTACCCTACGCAAACGTCGGCTGCCGCTGGAATCCATGCTCTGGTGCGTCATCGGCCTGGCCCTGTTTCGTCGCCTGTCGGCCTGGGATATGGTCAATCAGTTGGACATCATGTTGCCCGGCCAGAAGCCCTTGGTCGCCCCCAGTGCCGTGGTGCAAGGCCGCCAGCGACTGGGAGTCAACGCAGTCCGTGAGGTATTCCAACTGACCCAACAGCGCTGGCACGAGACGGCCGGACATCCAGGCTGGCAGGGACTGCGCTTGCTCGGTGTTGACGGCGTGGTCTGGCGTACACCGGATACGCTCGACAATCGTGCGCGCTACGGCTCGGCGACCAATCAGCAGGGTGATACCAGCTTTCCCCAGGTCCGCATGGTGTGTCAGATGGAGCTGACCAGCCATCTACTGGTGAGTAGCGCCTTCGACGCTTACGCAAGCAATGAGATGAAGCTGGCCGAGCGATTGATCGAAAGCACGCCCGATCATTCACTGACCCTGTTCGACAAGGGCTTCTACTCGTTAGGCCTGCTACATCGCTGGCAGCGAACGGGCCACGAACGGCACTGGCTATTACCGCTGCGCAAAGGCGCCCAGTACGAGGTAGTCCGTGCATGGGGCAAACAGGATGCCCTGGTCAGCCTTCGAACCTCGCCACAGGCCAGCCGACAATGGCCCGATCTGCCGGACACCCTACAGGCGCGACTGCTGAGTAAGACCATCAAGGGCAAGCAGTACCAGATCCTCACCTCCATGACGGATCCTAGGCGTTTCGTCTCCGACGAAATCGTCGATCTCTACAGCCACCGCTGGGAAATCGAGCTTGGCTACCGAGAGATCAAGCAAGGCCTGCTCGATGGCCGCTACACGCTACGCAGCAAAACACCGGACATGGTGGAGCAGGAGCTTTGGGGGCTGCTCCTGGGATACAACCTGCTGCGTTATCAGATGGTGCAGATGAGTCGCCAGTGCCCGGGTGTTTATCCCTGCGAGATGAGCTTCTCCGCGTGCAGCTGGGCCATCCTGAAATTCCTGCTGAGCCTTTCGCTGAACAGTCCTGGCAACATCCCACGCTATCTCGCCGACCTGCATGCTTTGGCACCGCATTTCGTGCTGCCGCATAGGCGCGATTACCGTGCCTATCCGCGGGTCATCAAGCCCAAGCCTTCGAAGTATCCGACCAGAAAGAAAAATGCCAGTCAGGCTTAA
- a CDS encoding efflux transporter outer membrane subunit produces MIPTLRLSALTLALLLAGCTLGPDYQRPTTQVPVAYRHAEGWQAAAPKDLELRGDWWRRYDDPTLDRLMAQLNQRNQSLAQAEASYRQSLALVRQARSSLFPTLTSSLGATRSGRGGGSGNSTVIRNSSGTSSTVSSGGVSTINNSYDASLGVSWEVDLWGRVRRQLEADRSTAQASAAELAATRLSLQSQLATNYLQLRVLDAQQRLLDATVAAYERSLRLTQNQYRAGIVTPADVAQATTQLKSTQADAIDLRYQRAQLENAIAVLIGEVPANFQLAAVNTVPTLPSLPSAVPSALLERRPDIAQAERQVMAANAAIGVAEAAYYPDLTLSANGGYSASQWGSLVSTPNRFWSIGPSFALTLFDGGLRRAQVESAEASYDASVAGYRQTVLDGFREVEDYLVQLRTYEDEAGVRQEALDAARRALQLAENQYRAGLIGYLDVVTLQTTALSNERTNLTLLGSRLSASVQLIAALGGGWDGNLTPPAPPRRP; encoded by the coding sequence ATGATTCCAACCCTGCGCCTGTCGGCGCTGACCCTAGCCCTGTTGCTGGCCGGTTGCACCCTGGGCCCGGACTACCAGCGGCCGACCACCCAGGTGCCCGTCGCCTATCGCCACGCCGAGGGCTGGCAGGCCGCTGCGCCCAAGGACCTGGAGCTGCGCGGCGATTGGTGGCGGCGTTACGACGACCCGACCCTGGACCGACTGATGGCCCAGCTGAACCAGCGTAATCAGAGCCTGGCCCAGGCCGAGGCCAGCTATCGACAGTCCCTGGCCCTGGTGCGCCAGGCGCGCTCCTCGTTGTTTCCCACCCTGACGAGCAGCCTGGGGGCTACGCGGTCCGGGCGCGGCGGTGGGTCGGGCAACAGCACCGTCATCCGCAATTCCAGCGGCACCAGCAGTACCGTCAGCAGCGGCGGCGTGAGCACCATCAACAACTCCTATGACGCCAGTCTGGGGGTGAGCTGGGAGGTGGATCTCTGGGGCCGCGTGCGCCGGCAACTGGAAGCGGATCGCTCCACCGCCCAGGCCAGCGCGGCGGAGCTGGCGGCCACTCGCCTGAGCCTGCAGAGCCAGTTGGCCACCAACTACCTGCAACTGCGGGTACTGGATGCCCAGCAGCGGCTGCTCGATGCCACCGTCGCCGCCTACGAGCGTTCGCTGCGCCTGACCCAGAACCAATATCGCGCGGGGATCGTTACCCCGGCCGACGTCGCCCAGGCCACCACCCAGCTGAAGAGCACCCAGGCCGACGCCATCGATCTGAGGTATCAGCGCGCCCAACTGGAGAACGCCATCGCCGTGTTGATCGGCGAGGTTCCGGCCAACTTCCAGCTGGCGGCGGTCAATACCGTTCCGACGCTACCGAGCCTACCCAGTGCCGTGCCCTCGGCCTTGCTGGAGCGCCGACCCGACATTGCCCAGGCCGAGCGCCAGGTCATGGCCGCCAATGCCGCCATCGGCGTCGCCGAAGCGGCCTACTATCCCGACCTGACCCTGAGCGCAAACGGTGGCTACAGTGCGAGCCAGTGGGGCAGCCTGGTCAGTACGCCGAATCGCTTCTGGTCGATCGGTCCGTCCTTCGCCCTGACGCTGTTCGACGGCGGCCTGCGCCGCGCCCAGGTGGAATCCGCCGAGGCCAGCTACGACGCCAGCGTCGCCGGCTATCGCCAGACCGTGCTCGACGGCTTCCGCGAGGTGGAAGACTACCTGGTGCAATTGCGCACCTATGAGGACGAAGCCGGTGTTCGCCAGGAAGCCCTGGACGCGGCCCGCCGTGCCCTGCAACTGGCCGAGAACCAGTATCGCGCCGGCCTGATCGGTTATCTGGACGTGGTAACCCTGCAGACCACCGCCCTGAGCAACGAACGCACCAACCTGACGCTGCTGGGCAGTCGTCTGAGCGCCAGCGTCCAACTGATCGCAGCGCTCGGCGGTGGGTGGGATGGCAACCTTACGCCACCTGCGCCACCGCGGCGGCCCTGA